A single region of the Ancylobacter novellus DSM 506 genome encodes:
- a CDS encoding Lrp/AsnC family transcriptional regulator, protein MPEARIDDIDRKILAVLQEDAHTTMERLAELVGLSPSPCARRVRNLEAAGVIKRYVAVVDQDKVGLPISVFASIKLERQREDELDRFSKAILRWPEIVECYLMTGQRDYLLRIVVKDLPAYEAFLKRTLTRLEGVASIESSFALSQIKHSQALPID, encoded by the coding sequence ATGCCAGAAGCCAGGATCGACGACATCGACCGCAAGATTCTCGCCGTCCTGCAGGAGGATGCGCACACCACGATGGAGCGCCTCGCCGAGCTCGTCGGCCTGTCGCCCTCGCCCTGCGCAAGGCGGGTGCGCAACCTCGAGGCCGCCGGCGTCATCAAGCGTTATGTGGCGGTGGTCGATCAGGACAAGGTCGGCCTGCCGATCAGCGTCTTCGCTTCGATCAAGCTGGAGCGCCAGCGCGAGGACGAGCTCGACCGCTTCTCTAAGGCGATCCTGCGCTGGCCGGAGATCGTCGAATGCTATCTTATGACCGGCCAGCGGGACTATCTGCTGCGCATCGTGGTCAAGGACCTGCCGGCCTATGAGGCCTTCCTCAAGCGGACGCTGACCCGGCTGGAGGGCGTCGCTTCCATCGAGTCGAGCTTCGCCCTCAGCCAGATCAAGCACTCGCAGGCGCTGCCGATCGATTAG
- a CDS encoding GntR family transcriptional regulator: MTDTLSTTLTSSPTERRSNQSDSLYETLTVGIMTGRIQPGDKLNELVLAEEFGVSRAPIREALRRLQEKGLVTHVAHQGVRVISPTLEDFLSLLDVREALEGMASRLAATEMASDELDRLADVVEQHGRELQRNPDGPYVQNDFDNDFHVRIARGCRNPVLTDLLCDQFYPRLKLCRTRHGLVKGRGLAAWNEHRRILAALMERDGDVAELLMRRHVRSARAALLSSVPGSNGRPPV; encoded by the coding sequence ATGACGGATACTTTGTCGACAACATTAACAAGCTCACCGACCGAGCGGCGCTCGAACCAGTCCGACTCCCTCTATGAGACGCTGACGGTCGGGATCATGACCGGGCGCATACAGCCCGGCGACAAGCTGAACGAACTGGTGCTCGCGGAGGAGTTCGGCGTGAGCCGCGCGCCGATACGCGAAGCCCTGCGGCGCCTGCAGGAGAAGGGGCTGGTCACGCATGTCGCCCATCAGGGCGTGCGGGTGATCTCGCCGACGCTGGAGGATTTCCTCTCGCTGCTGGATGTGCGCGAGGCGCTGGAGGGCATGGCAAGCCGGCTCGCCGCCACGGAGATGGCGTCGGACGAACTCGACAGGCTGGCCGACGTGGTCGAGCAGCACGGCCGGGAATTGCAGCGCAATCCCGACGGCCCCTATGTGCAGAATGACTTCGACAACGACTTCCATGTGCGGATCGCCCGCGGCTGCCGCAACCCGGTGCTGACCGACCTCCTTTGCGATCAGTTCTACCCGCGGCTGAAGCTCTGCCGTACGCGCCACGGGCTGGTCAAAGGACGCGGCCTCGCCGCCTGGAACGAGCATCGCCGCATCCTCGCCGCCCTCATGGAACGCGACGGCGATGTCGCCGAGCTGCTCATGCGCCGGCATGTCCGCTCCGCCCGGGCCGCCCTGCTGTCATCAGTGCCGGGATCGAATGGTCGCCCGCCAGTCTAA
- a CDS encoding NAD-dependent epimerase/dehydratase family protein — protein sequence MAGRRVFITGTAGFIGFHLARLLLSEGFRVHGYDGMTDYYDVRLKQRRHSMLAQSEGFSSTEAMLQDMETLERTIEEFRPDIIVHLAAQAGVRYSLEKPRAYIDSNIVGTFNVMECARAVPVQHLLMASTSSVYGANEEMPFHETDKADTPLTIYAATKKATEAMGHSYAHIYGLPTTMFRFFTVYGPWGRPDMALFKFTRGILEGTPIDIYNHGEMWRDFTYVDDLVRGIRLLIDAVPPLPGARETEVPGDSLSPAAPFRVVNIGNSDKVRLLDFVDAIEQELGAKAIRNYMPMQTGDVPATWANADLIHALTGYKPNTPFREGVARFVAWYRDYYGA from the coding sequence TTGGCGGGGCGGCGCGTCTTCATCACCGGCACGGCCGGCTTCATTGGCTTCCATCTCGCGCGGCTGCTGCTCTCGGAAGGCTTCCGGGTGCACGGCTATGACGGCATGACCGATTATTACGACGTCCGCCTCAAGCAGCGCCGCCACTCCATGCTGGCGCAGAGCGAGGGCTTCTCCTCCACCGAGGCCATGCTGCAGGACATGGAGACGCTGGAGCGGACGATCGAGGAGTTCCGTCCCGACATCATCGTCCATCTCGCCGCACAGGCGGGCGTGCGCTACAGCCTGGAGAAGCCGCGCGCCTATATCGACTCCAATATCGTCGGCACCTTCAACGTGATGGAATGCGCCCGCGCCGTCCCGGTGCAGCATCTGCTGATGGCCTCGACCTCCTCGGTCTACGGCGCCAATGAGGAGATGCCGTTCCACGAGACCGACAAGGCCGACACTCCGCTCACCATCTATGCCGCGACCAAGAAGGCCACGGAGGCGATGGGCCATTCCTACGCCCACATCTACGGCCTGCCGACCACCATGTTCCGCTTCTTCACCGTCTACGGCCCCTGGGGCCGGCCGGACATGGCGCTGTTCAAGTTCACCCGCGGCATCCTCGAAGGCACGCCGATCGACATCTACAATCACGGCGAGATGTGGCGCGACTTCACCTATGTCGACGACCTCGTGCGCGGCATCCGCCTGCTGATCGACGCCGTGCCGCCGCTCCCCGGCGCGCGGGAGACCGAAGTGCCCGGCGACAGCCTGAGCCCGGCGGCGCCGTTCCGCGTGGTGAACATCGGCAACTCCGACAAGGTGCGCCTGCTCGACTTCGTCGACGCCATCGAGCAGGAGCTCGGCGCTAAGGCGATCCGCAACTACATGCCGATGCAGACCGGCGACGTACCGGCGACCTGGGCGAACGCCGACCTGATCCACGCGCTCACCGGCTACAAGCCGAACACGCCGTTCCGCGAGGGCGTGGCGCGCTTCGTCGCCTGGTATCGCGACTATTACGGCGCGTGA
- a CDS encoding Bug family tripartite tricarboxylate transporter substrate binding protein: MTRLAFAVIASLALGGAASAEGFEPRNPECIAPAAPGGGFDLTCRVTSQQLNELGIVKPTIRTTNMPGGIGAVAYNNIQARRADDPNVIIAVSTGSWVNLAQGKFGRFNENDVRWLGAVGADYGVLAVRKDSRFKTLQDFVDALKKDPGSVAIGAGGTVGSQDWMKPALVAKAAGVDPRKMRYLSYEGGGEALAALLGGTIDAVPGDASEVRGQLEAGEVRVLATFSDKRLPGVFADVPTAKEAGYDVQWPIVRGFYLPPRITDEQYAYWVDALKKLNSDPRWHKVREQQGLFAYDLVGPEFDAFAKARTDAFRKLAADVGLKTTGN, translated from the coding sequence ATGACACGTCTCGCCTTTGCCGTGATCGCCAGCCTCGCCCTTGGTGGCGCCGCTTCCGCGGAAGGCTTCGAGCCGCGCAACCCTGAATGCATCGCGCCGGCGGCGCCGGGCGGCGGCTTCGACCTAACCTGCCGCGTGACCTCGCAGCAGCTCAACGAGCTCGGCATCGTCAAGCCGACCATCCGCACCACCAACATGCCCGGTGGCATCGGCGCCGTGGCCTACAACAACATCCAGGCGCGCCGCGCCGACGATCCGAACGTCATCATCGCCGTCTCCACCGGCTCCTGGGTGAACCTCGCCCAAGGCAAGTTCGGTCGCTTCAACGAGAACGACGTGCGTTGGCTCGGTGCCGTCGGCGCCGATTACGGCGTCCTGGCGGTCCGCAAGGACAGCCGCTTCAAGACCCTGCAGGATTTCGTCGACGCTCTGAAGAAGGACCCCGGCTCGGTCGCCATCGGCGCCGGCGGCACGGTCGGCAGCCAGGACTGGATGAAGCCGGCCCTCGTGGCCAAGGCCGCGGGCGTCGATCCGCGCAAGATGCGCTACCTCTCCTATGAGGGCGGCGGCGAGGCGCTGGCGGCGTTGCTCGGCGGCACGATCGACGCGGTGCCGGGCGACGCTTCCGAGGTCCGCGGCCAGCTCGAGGCCGGCGAAGTCCGGGTGCTCGCGACCTTCTCCGACAAGCGCCTGCCGGGCGTCTTCGCCGATGTCCCGACCGCCAAGGAAGCCGGCTACGACGTGCAGTGGCCGATCGTGCGCGGCTTCTACCTGCCGCCCCGCATCACCGACGAGCAGTATGCCTATTGGGTCGATGCGCTGAAGAAGCTCAATTCCGATCCGCGCTGGCACAAGGTGCGCGAGCAACAGGGCCTGTTCGCCTATGACCTGGTCGGGCCGGAGTTCGACGCCTTCGCCAAGGCGCGCACGGATGCGTTCCGCAAGCTCGCCGCCGATGTGGGCCTGAAGACCACCGGCAACTGA
- a CDS encoding tripartite tricarboxylate transporter TctB family protein yields MNAAGLWGDRIAGALFLLVGVGAVWHAWSLDVSFAADPVGPKVFPMVVGAILAIAGAAILLRPDHVEWERGDYGRVILVAVASFIYPLILDPLGFVPATTLLCFACAKAFRGPTLGSAIASVALAACFLLLIDILLGLPLPRGPLGI; encoded by the coding sequence ATGAACGCAGCAGGATTGTGGGGCGACCGGATCGCCGGCGCGCTCTTCCTTCTCGTCGGCGTCGGCGCGGTCTGGCACGCTTGGTCGCTCGACGTTTCCTTCGCGGCCGACCCGGTCGGCCCGAAGGTGTTCCCGATGGTGGTGGGGGCCATATTGGCGATCGCCGGCGCCGCCATCCTGCTGCGTCCCGACCATGTCGAGTGGGAGCGCGGCGACTATGGCCGCGTCATCCTCGTGGCGGTTGCGAGCTTCATTTATCCACTCATCCTCGATCCCCTCGGCTTCGTGCCCGCGACCACCCTGCTGTGCTTCGCCTGCGCCAAGGCCTTCCGCGGTCCAACGCTGGGGTCGGCCATTGCCTCCGTTGCGTTGGCGGCGTGCTTCCTTTTGCTGATCGACATCCTGCTCGGCCTGCCGCTGCCGCGCGGACCGCTGGGGATCTGA
- a CDS encoding tripartite tricarboxylate transporter permease has product MEALSSLAFGFGVAFTPFNLALALAGAALGTAIGALPGIGPINAIVLLLPLCFSLQLPPESALILLAGIYYGSGYGGRISSILLNIPGDPGLVMTTLDGYPLAQQGRGAAALALSGIGSFVGGTLTVVLLTFLAVPIARLAVSFGPAEYVALMVLAFSLLATMGQGRTAKTWAAICLGLLGAMIGVDGGSGVERFTFGSLELLGGIDFTTLTIGLFAVSEILVVAEGMRSGSISHLGAGSHLRVKELVSCFPAMLRATGIGFFLGVLPGTGAAVASALAYTAEKRVSDRDGTFGKGDMRGLAAPETADNAAQTASMVPMLALGIPGSGTTAVMLGALLMYSITPGPLLFTQRPEIAWGLIASMYIGNIMLLVLNLPLVGLFARLLLVPNWILFPGVLGLSFAGVYAATNSTFELLLATGIGIVAYAMRKIGIPLIPMLIAFVLARLLEDNIRRALSLSDGDVLVLVSSPVAILFWLLAALTFLVPMLAPRLGRRLRAMSDSEAS; this is encoded by the coding sequence ATGGAAGCGCTCTCCTCGCTGGCCTTCGGCTTCGGCGTCGCCTTCACGCCGTTCAACCTGGCGCTCGCGCTCGCCGGCGCCGCCCTCGGCACGGCCATCGGGGCGCTGCCGGGCATCGGCCCGATCAACGCCATCGTGCTGCTGCTGCCGCTGTGCTTCTCGCTGCAGCTGCCGCCGGAGAGCGCGCTGATCCTGCTGGCCGGCATCTACTACGGCAGCGGCTATGGCGGGCGCATCTCGTCCATCCTCCTGAACATTCCCGGCGATCCCGGCCTCGTCATGACGACGCTGGACGGCTACCCGCTGGCGCAGCAGGGCCGCGGGGCCGCGGCGCTGGCGCTGAGCGGCATCGGCAGCTTCGTCGGCGGCACGCTCACCGTCGTCCTGCTCACCTTCCTCGCCGTGCCCATCGCGCGCCTCGCCGTCTCCTTCGGGCCGGCGGAGTATGTCGCGCTGATGGTGCTGGCCTTCTCGCTGCTGGCCACCATGGGGCAGGGCCGTACCGCCAAGACCTGGGCGGCGATCTGTCTCGGGCTTCTCGGCGCCATGATCGGCGTTGACGGCGGCTCGGGCGTCGAGCGCTTCACCTTCGGATCGCTGGAACTGCTGGGCGGGATCGACTTCACCACCCTGACCATCGGCCTGTTCGCCGTCAGCGAGATTCTCGTGGTGGCGGAGGGGATGCGCTCGGGCTCGATCTCCCATCTCGGCGCCGGCAGCCACCTGCGGGTGAAGGAACTGGTGTCCTGCTTCCCGGCGATGCTGCGCGCCACCGGCATCGGCTTCTTCCTCGGCGTGCTGCCGGGCACCGGCGCGGCCGTGGCCTCGGCACTCGCCTATACGGCGGAGAAGCGGGTGTCCGATCGCGACGGCACCTTCGGCAAGGGCGACATGCGCGGTCTCGCGGCGCCGGAGACCGCCGACAACGCCGCCCAGACGGCGTCCATGGTGCCGATGCTGGCGCTCGGCATTCCCGGCTCGGGCACCACCGCGGTCATGCTGGGCGCCCTGCTAATGTATTCGATCACGCCCGGCCCGCTGCTCTTCACCCAGCGCCCGGAGATCGCCTGGGGCCTGATCGCGTCGATGTATATCGGCAACATCATGCTGCTGGTGCTCAACCTGCCGCTGGTCGGGCTGTTCGCGCGCCTGCTGCTGGTGCCGAACTGGATCCTGTTCCCCGGCGTGCTCGGCCTGTCCTTCGCCGGCGTCTATGCGGCGACCAACTCGACCTTCGAGCTGCTGCTCGCCACCGGCATCGGCATCGTCGCCTATGCGATGCGCAAGATCGGCATCCCGCTCATCCCGATGCTGATCGCCTTCGTGCTGGCGCGGCTATTGGAGGACAACATCCGGCGCGCTTTGTCGCTCTCGGACGGCGACGTGCTGGTGCTCGTTTCCTCGCCGGTCGCCATCCTGTTCTGGCTGCTCGCCGCGCTGACCTTCCTCGTCCCCATGCTCGCCCCGCGTCTCGGCCGGCGCCTCCGCGCCATGTCGGACAGCGAGGCGAGCTGA
- a CDS encoding glycosyltransferase family 4 protein, which yields MSDPTTDKARPRLILLKQWFDPEQTIKGLTFARRLQELGFDVEVVTGFPNYPGGKIFPGYRIRPIQRELMNGICVSRLALYPSHDASRIGRVLNYVSFFLSATLYLVFVARRADVIYVYHPPLTVAMAAAITRRLRRIPIVIDVQDMWPDTLRATGMIGSERLLRVVGAVCRWIWCQADRITVLSDGFRRLLIERGVPPEKIAVIPNWSEEETEQASADKRPEAFRDTSKFRVLFAGNMGAAQALSSVLDAAALVGADHPRIEFCLLGSGIEMERLKARAARDGLANVRFLPRVTMAEVGAWLKAADVLLVHLKDDPLFAITIPSKTQAYLAAGKPILMAVAGDAAELVRQAGAGLIVPPEDPQALAGAVVQMAGLDPAELATLGANGRVFYERELSFDKGTRAFAAILGELAGRRTGAARS from the coding sequence ATGAGCGATCCGACGACCGATAAGGCTCGCCCGAGACTGATCCTGCTCAAGCAGTGGTTCGATCCCGAGCAGACGATCAAGGGCCTGACCTTCGCGCGTCGCCTTCAGGAACTCGGCTTCGATGTCGAGGTGGTCACCGGCTTTCCCAACTATCCCGGTGGTAAGATCTTTCCTGGCTACCGCATCCGGCCGATTCAGCGCGAGCTCATGAACGGGATTTGCGTCTCCCGGCTCGCGCTCTACCCCAGCCATGATGCCAGCCGGATCGGCCGGGTGTTGAACTATGTGAGCTTCTTTCTGTCCGCAACGTTGTATCTCGTCTTTGTCGCGCGTCGGGCCGACGTGATCTACGTCTACCATCCACCCCTCACCGTCGCGATGGCGGCTGCCATCACCCGCCGGCTGCGTCGCATACCTATCGTCATCGACGTTCAGGATATGTGGCCGGACACGCTGCGGGCGACGGGGATGATCGGCAGCGAGCGCCTGCTACGCGTTGTGGGCGCCGTCTGCCGTTGGATCTGGTGTCAGGCCGACCGCATCACGGTGCTGTCGGATGGCTTTCGCCGTTTGCTGATCGAGCGCGGCGTGCCGCCGGAGAAGATCGCCGTCATCCCCAACTGGTCCGAAGAGGAAACGGAGCAGGCCTCCGCTGACAAGCGGCCGGAAGCCTTTCGCGACACCAGCAAGTTCCGCGTGTTGTTCGCTGGCAATATGGGCGCGGCACAGGCGCTGAGCTCAGTACTCGACGCAGCGGCGCTGGTGGGCGCCGACCATCCGCGGATCGAATTCTGCCTCCTCGGTTCGGGTATCGAGATGGAACGCCTCAAGGCGCGTGCGGCGCGCGACGGGCTCGCCAATGTCCGCTTCCTGCCGCGCGTGACCATGGCGGAGGTCGGCGCTTGGCTGAAGGCTGCCGATGTCCTGCTGGTGCATCTGAAGGACGATCCGCTTTTCGCCATCACCATCCCCTCCAAGACGCAGGCCTATCTCGCGGCTGGCAAACCGATACTCATGGCGGTGGCAGGCGACGCGGCCGAGTTGGTCCGGCAGGCGGGCGCGGGGCTCATCGTGCCGCCGGAGGACCCGCAGGCGCTGGCCGGCGCGGTCGTCCAGATGGCCGGGCTTGATCCCGCCGAACTCGCGACGCTCGGCGCTAATGGCCGCGTCTTCTATGAGCGCGAGCTCTCCTTCGACAAGGGCACCCGCGCCTTCGCGGCGATCCTCGGCGAGCTGGCGGGGCGCCGGACCGGCGCCGCCCGGAGCTAG
- the tviB gene encoding Vi polysaccharide biosynthesis UDP-N-acetylglucosamine C-6 dehydrogenase TviB, whose product MLVQTVETARLAVIGLGYVGLPVAVEFGKHHPVVGFDINPARIEALRQGIDATLEVSAQELAEAHLLSFSAELEDLRACTTFIVTVPTPIDGHKRPDLTPLLRASETVGKVLKRGDVVVYESTVYPGATEDDCVPVLERVSGLVFNRDFFVGYSPERINPGDRRHRLATIRKVTAGSTPEAAEFVDALYAGIVTAGTFKAESIRVAETAKVIENTQRDLNIALINELAIIFNRMGIDTEAVLKAAETKWNFLPFRPGLVGGHCIGVDPYYLTHKAQTVGYHPEIILAGRRLNDGMGAYVAAQLVKAMLKRRIQVEGARVLVMGLTFKENCPDLRNTRVVDVMRELKDFGVEVDVHDPWVSADEARHEYGIAVIAEPEAASYDGIVLAVAHEAFRSMGAEAIRAYGKPEHVLYDLKYILPRDEAGLRL is encoded by the coding sequence ATGCTGGTCCAGACCGTCGAGACTGCCCGCCTTGCCGTGATCGGCCTCGGCTATGTCGGCCTGCCGGTGGCGGTCGAGTTCGGCAAGCACCATCCCGTCGTCGGCTTCGACATCAATCCGGCGCGGATCGAGGCGCTGCGCCAGGGCATCGATGCGACGCTGGAGGTGAGCGCGCAGGAGCTCGCCGAGGCGCATCTCCTGAGCTTCTCCGCCGAGCTGGAAGATCTGCGCGCCTGCACCACCTTCATCGTCACCGTGCCCACCCCCATCGACGGCCACAAGCGGCCTGACCTGACGCCACTGCTCCGCGCCTCCGAGACGGTCGGCAAGGTGCTGAAGCGCGGCGACGTGGTAGTCTACGAATCTACCGTCTATCCCGGCGCCACCGAGGATGACTGCGTTCCGGTGCTGGAGCGCGTCTCCGGCCTCGTCTTCAACCGCGACTTCTTCGTCGGCTACAGTCCGGAGCGCATCAATCCCGGCGACCGCAGGCACCGGCTCGCTACTATCCGCAAAGTGACCGCCGGCTCGACGCCGGAGGCGGCGGAGTTCGTCGACGCGCTCTATGCCGGCATCGTCACCGCCGGCACCTTCAAGGCCGAGAGCATCCGCGTCGCCGAGACGGCCAAGGTGATCGAGAACACCCAGCGCGACCTCAACATCGCGCTGATCAACGAGCTCGCCATCATCTTCAACCGCATGGGCATCGACACCGAGGCGGTGCTGAAGGCGGCCGAGACGAAGTGGAACTTCCTGCCCTTCCGGCCGGGCCTGGTCGGCGGCCACTGCATCGGCGTCGACCCCTACTACCTGACGCACAAGGCGCAGACCGTCGGCTACCACCCGGAGATCATCCTCGCCGGCCGACGGCTGAACGACGGCATGGGCGCCTATGTCGCCGCCCAGCTGGTGAAAGCGATGCTGAAGCGCCGCATCCAGGTGGAGGGCGCGCGCGTGCTGGTGATGGGCCTCACCTTCAAGGAGAACTGCCCGGACCTGCGCAACACCCGCGTGGTCGACGTGATGCGCGAGTTGAAGGATTTCGGCGTCGAGGTCGACGTCCACGATCCGTGGGTCAGCGCCGACGAGGCTCGGCACGAATACGGCATCGCCGTCATCGCCGAGCCGGAGGCCGCGAGCTATGACGGCATCGTGCTGGCCGTCGCGCATGAGGCGTTCCGAAGCATGGGCGCCGAGGCCATCCGGGCCTATGGCAAGCCCGAGCATGTGCTGTACGACCTCAAATACATCCTGCCGCGCGACGAGGCCGGCCTGCGGCTCTAG
- a CDS encoding transketolase-like TK C-terminal-containing protein produces the protein MAKTADDIALLEELERKILWLATWTIHNANHIRPSTDGLKVGGHQASSASMATIMTALYLKALRPEDRVAVKPHASPIFHAIQYLAGHQTREKLENFRGYKGAQSYPSRTKDIDDVDFSTGSVGLGVAQTLFASLVQDYLRAKGLLGTGLGTTLPEGKMVALVGDAEMDEGNIFEALLEGWKHGLRNTWWIVDYNRQSLDAVVREGLWERFESIFRNFGWDVVILKYGRLQQAAFKEPGGEALRRWIDECPNQLYSVLTFQGGKAWRKRLTDDLGDQGPVSALLERRSDEQLAQLMGNLGGHDLPSLVDAFEAARAHDRPVCFIAYTIKGFGLPLAGHKDNHAGLMTPAQVEDLRARHRVRPGHEWDKFEGLATEPAKLDAFIKAAPFNAEGTRRHQAPHIAVPAKLDVPLQPAMSTQQGFGLLLNEIGKSEGEFASRIVTTSPDVTVSTNLGAWVNRRQLFAREELADTFKKERIPSTFNWEFSPRGQHMELGIAEMNLFIMLSALGLSHSLFGERLLPVGTLYDPFIERGLDALNYACYQDARFILAATPSGVTLAPEGGAHQSIATPLIGMAQDGLASFEPAFVDELAVILRFAFAHAQDEDGGSTYLRLSTRTIEQPRRTIDDALAEDIVKGGYWLRRPGPNAQVIVAYTGALAPEAIEAVGLIAEDRRDVGLLAVTSADRLHAGWTAAQRAREEGDYGARAHVETLLDAVPPGCAIISAMDGHPATLGWLGSVHGHRSRALGVEHFGQTGTIADLYRHFGIDAQGIARAAQAIAPGRPIRHLRMVS, from the coding sequence ATGGCCAAGACCGCCGACGACATCGCCCTTCTCGAAGAGCTGGAGCGCAAGATCCTCTGGCTTGCGACGTGGACGATCCACAACGCCAACCACATCCGTCCCAGCACGGACGGGCTGAAGGTGGGCGGCCATCAGGCGTCTTCCGCCTCCATGGCGACCATCATGACGGCGCTCTATCTCAAGGCGCTGCGCCCGGAGGACCGGGTGGCGGTGAAGCCGCATGCCAGCCCGATCTTCCACGCCATCCAGTATCTCGCCGGCCACCAGACGCGCGAGAAGCTGGAGAATTTCCGCGGCTACAAGGGCGCCCAGTCCTACCCTTCCCGCACCAAGGACATCGACGACGTCGACTTCTCCACCGGCTCGGTCGGCCTCGGCGTGGCGCAGACCTTGTTCGCCTCGCTGGTGCAGGATTATCTGCGCGCCAAAGGACTCCTCGGGACCGGTCTCGGCACCACCCTGCCCGAGGGCAAGATGGTCGCGCTCGTCGGCGACGCCGAGATGGACGAGGGCAACATCTTCGAAGCCTTGCTCGAAGGCTGGAAGCACGGCCTGCGCAACACCTGGTGGATCGTCGACTACAACCGCCAGAGCCTCGACGCCGTGGTGCGCGAAGGGCTGTGGGAGCGCTTCGAATCCATCTTCCGCAATTTCGGCTGGGACGTCGTCATCCTGAAATATGGCCGCCTGCAGCAGGCGGCGTTCAAGGAGCCGGGCGGCGAGGCGCTGCGCCGCTGGATCGACGAATGCCCGAACCAGCTCTACTCGGTGCTGACCTTCCAGGGCGGCAAGGCCTGGCGCAAGCGCCTCACCGACGATCTCGGCGACCAGGGGCCGGTCTCGGCCCTGCTGGAGCGCCGCTCCGACGAGCAGCTGGCGCAGCTCATGGGCAATCTCGGCGGCCATGACCTGCCCTCGCTGGTCGACGCCTTCGAGGCGGCGCGCGCGCACGACCGACCGGTCTGCTTCATCGCCTACACTATCAAGGGCTTCGGCCTGCCGCTCGCCGGCCACAAGGACAACCATGCCGGGCTGATGACGCCGGCGCAGGTCGAGGATCTGCGCGCCCGCCACCGTGTCCGCCCCGGCCATGAATGGGACAAGTTCGAGGGCCTGGCGACCGAGCCGGCGAAGCTCGACGCCTTCATCAAGGCGGCGCCCTTCAATGCCGAGGGCACGCGCCGCCATCAGGCGCCCCATATTGCGGTCCCGGCCAAGCTCGACGTGCCGCTTCAGCCGGCCATGTCGACCCAGCAGGGTTTCGGCCTGCTGCTCAACGAGATCGGCAAAAGCGAAGGCGAGTTCGCCAGCCGCATCGTCACCACCTCGCCGGACGTCACCGTCTCCACCAATCTCGGCGCCTGGGTGAACCGGCGGCAGCTCTTCGCGCGCGAGGAACTGGCCGACACCTTCAAGAAGGAGCGGATCCCCTCGACGTTCAACTGGGAGTTCTCGCCCAGGGGCCAGCATATGGAGCTCGGCATCGCCGAGATGAACTTGTTCATCATGCTCTCGGCGCTCGGCCTCTCGCACTCCCTGTTCGGCGAGCGGCTGCTGCCCGTCGGCACGCTCTATGATCCCTTCATCGAGCGCGGCCTCGATGCGCTGAACTATGCCTGCTACCAGGACGCCCGCTTCATCCTCGCCGCCACGCCTTCCGGGGTGACGCTGGCGCCGGAGGGCGGCGCGCACCAGTCCATCGCCACGCCGCTGATCGGCATGGCGCAGGACGGGCTCGCCAGCTTCGAGCCGGCCTTCGTCGACGAGTTGGCGGTGATCCTGCGCTTCGCCTTCGCGCACGCTCAAGACGAGGATGGCGGCTCAACCTATCTGCGCCTTTCCACCCGCACCATCGAGCAGCCGCGCCGCACCATCGACGACGCGCTGGCTGAGGACATCGTCAAGGGTGGCTACTGGCTGCGCCGGCCGGGTCCGAACGCTCAAGTTATCGTCGCCTATACTGGCGCGCTCGCGCCCGAGGCGATCGAGGCGGTCGGGCTGATCGCCGAGGACCGGCGCGATGTCGGCCTGCTCGCCGTCACCTCGGCCGACCGGCTGCATGCCGGTTGGACCGCCGCCCAGCGGGCGCGCGAGGAAGGCGACTATGGCGCCCGCGCCCATGTCGAGACGCTGCTCGACGCCGTGCCGCCGGGCTGCGCCATCATCAGCGCGATGGACGGCCATCCGGCGACGCTCGGCTGGCTGGGCTCGGTCCATGGCCACCGCTCGCGCGCCCTCGGCGTCGAGCATTTCGGCCAGACCGGCACCATCGCCGACCTCTACCGCCATTTCGGCATCGACGCGCAGGGCATCGCCCGCGCGGCGCAGGCCATCGCGCCGGGCCGGCCGATCCGGCATCTGCGGATGGTGAGCTGA